One Candidatus Nitrotoga arctica genomic window, CAGCCACATCGTTATAGTCGAGCACAGTAGTCAGCGCTGCGATTTCCGCTGGCACGCCGGAGGAACTCGGCTGGCCGAAAGTCAGTGCGCCGGAACCTGCTTTGACCAACAGGCCATCAGAATGGCCGTGATAACAGCCTTCAAATTTAATGATCCGGCTACGACCGGTAAAACCGCGTGCCAAACGGATTGCAGTCATGGTGGCTTCAGTACCGGAACTCACCAGTCGCACCATTTCTATGCTGGGAAGTAACTTGCACAACAGCTCGGCCATTTCCAGTTCGGCCGCAGTGGGCGCACCGAAACCCAAACCTTGCGCGGCAGCATCCTGCACTGCCGTGACCACTGCAGGATGACAGTGGCCAACAATCATCGGTCCCCATGAACCGACATAATCAATGTAACGCTTGTCGTCGGCATCCCACACATATGCACCCTGCCCGCGCTTAAAGAACAGCGGCGTACCGCCCACCGACTTAAATGCACGTACTGGCGAGTTAACCCCGCCTGGAATGACGTGCTGCGATTGTTCAAACAAATATTCGTTGCGTGAGCTCATATTACATAGTCCTAATTTGAATCTTGCATAAACAATAATTTTACCATTGTTCTTGGAAGGTGCTTTATAAGATGAAGTTTCACCATTTATTTCAGCTCTCTATAATTTGAGAGAGCTTCTTGCAAAACCCATCCGTTAAGAAAACATGTTCTGGCTCAAAACCATTCAATCTTTCGCGTCTGATATACTTCGCGCCGCTTAAGGTGCCAGACACAAGAATGCGTCTGGTTAAACGGGAAACAGGTGAGGGAATTTAATTTCTTAGGCCTGTGCTGCCCCCGCAACGGTAAGCAGGTGTGGACGTGTTAATAACCTGGATGTTTCATAAATTCGCGAAATGAATGTAAGACGCGTAAATTATGGAAAACCTGAGTTAAGCCACTGTGAGCAATCATGGGAAGGCGATACGTCTAGTCCTGCAAGCCCGGATACCGGCCTTGAGCACAGGAATCTCATCAGAGGTTCTTTAGGTCGGGAAATGCTGCGGGTGGCGCATGGACGGCAGGATGGCAAGCCGCATCGGTTAGTCAGCACCTCCTTCCTTTTGCTTGTGCATTTCCTGTGTTTGAACATTCCAACGGGGAACCTTGGAATTCGCTCAGGAAAATCTTAATGAAACACCAAAAACTTGTCGCCGCCATTTTGTGTACGGTTACTTCATTCGCTTACGCAATAACGGAAGACCCTACGCTCGAAACTCTCATTGTCACCGGAACGCGATTCGAAGAGACATACGCTGACAAGCCACTCAATGTATCCATTATTACGCGCGAAGCTATCAATAAAAGCAGCGCCCGCACGATACCGGAATTACTTTCGCAGCAAGCTGGTATTTCAGCACGAGATCTATTTGGCAACAATGCCGCATTAGCCACGGTTGATTTGCGCGGTTTTGGCGCAGCTGCCGGACAAAATACACTAATTCTGCTGGATGGGCGACGCATTACTAACGCTGATCTTTCAGGTGTGCAGTGGTCGGCTATCCCCTTCGCTTCGATTGAACGTATTGAGATTATGCGTGGCAGTGGTGCTGTGTTGTACGGTAACGGCGCAACCAACGGAGTAATCAATATCATCACCAAAACACCTACGCAAGCAGGCAAGTCAGGGCAAGTCAGCGTGAAAGCAGGTAGTTATGGTATGGCTGAGGTGCAAGCAAATGCCAATTATTTTTCTGGCACAGCCGGAATTGACTTTACAGCAAGTCAATTAGTTTCTGATGGATACCGTGCGAACAACCGCAACGAGCAAACCAATGTGCAGGCAAATACACGGTGGAAATTGGACGTAGGTGAGCTAGCATTGAAAGTTGGGATCGATCGACAGGACATTCGCTTACCCGGCGCGCGGCTGGTACAACCGAGTGCCGGCATTAACCTGGTGGCGACTGATCCGCGTGGCGCTGCCACCCCGCTGGACTATGCCAGCCGCGATGGCAATCAAGTTGCACTTGAATGGCAGCAGAGCTTTTCTGGTGCGGATGTTAATGTGGGAGTAGCACGCCGTACCAAGAATCAAAAATCCTATTTTGATTTTAACGGTTTCCCAAACTACCGCGATAGCGATTTGAGCGTGACTTCGCTTACACCTCGTATCAAGCTACCACATTCATTAGGTGGGGATAGCACCCTGGTAGCGGGTATTGATGTGTATCGCTGGAATTATGACTTAAATGCATCGAACGCTGCGGCGAATATTGGGCAGCCAATTAACCAAGTATCCATGACCCAGCAAAATAGCGCTTGGTATTTACAGAATACGACACATTTATCAAGAGCAACGTCCCTGTTGGCCGGGGTGCGTAAGGAACGGATTTCAATAAACGCGAATGATATTTACAACGCAGCCGCTCCTGGCGCGGCATTTGGCTCTGCTGCTACACCGGGTTCTTTTAAGGCATCAAAAAATGCCTACGAACTCGGTCTGCGCCATCAACTTGATAGTGGAGTGGCATTAAATGGAAAAATTGGGCACGGCTTCCGCTTCGCAAATGTAGATGAAATCTACGAATCATCGCCAATCTTTACCAATCAATTTCAGTTTTTGCGTCCACAGACGTCGGATAGCATGGAAGTCAGTGTGGAGCAGCGCATCCATGATGGGAACTGGCGGGCGGCATTGTTCAATAGCAAGGTACGTGATGAAATCCATCTTGATCCATTCACTACGGGTATTGGCAACACTAATTTGCCGCCGACACGACGCAGGGGGTTTGAATTGGATGGTAAATGGCAGGCATTACCCCAGCTTGTATTAAATGCAGCCTATACTTATATAGACGCAAAATTTATAAGCGGTGTTTTGGCCGGAGGGGCATTCACGCAAACTAATGTGAATATTGCGGATAAGAGAGTACCGTTGGTACCTCGCCACAAGTTTAATTTGGGCGCAGCATGGGTAATAAATGAAAGAACA contains:
- a CDS encoding TonB-dependent receptor codes for the protein MKHQKLVAAILCTVTSFAYAITEDPTLETLIVTGTRFEETYADKPLNVSIITREAINKSSARTIPELLSQQAGISARDLFGNNAALATVDLRGFGAAAGQNTLILLDGRRITNADLSGVQWSAIPFASIERIEIMRGSGAVLYGNGATNGVINIITKTPTQAGKSGQVSVKAGSYGMAEVQANANYFSGTAGIDFTASQLVSDGYRANNRNEQTNVQANTRWKLDVGELALKVGIDRQDIRLPGARLVQPSAGINLVATDPRGAATPLDYASRDGNQVALEWQQSFSGADVNVGVARRTKNQKSYFDFNGFPNYRDSDLSVTSLTPRIKLPHSLGGDSTLVAGIDVYRWNYDLNASNAAANIGQPINQVSMTQQNSAWYLQNTTHLSRATSLLAGVRKERISINANDIYNAAAPGAAFGSAATPGSFKASKNAYELGLRHQLDSGVALNGKIGHGFRFANVDEIYESSPIFTNQFQFLRPQTSDSMEVSVEQRIHDGNWRAALFNSKVRDEIHLDPFTTGIGNTNLPPTRRRGFELDGKWQALPQLVLNAAYTYIDAKFISGVLAGGAFTQTNVNIADKRVPLVPRHKFNLGAAWVINERTLLNSSATYVDSQFMDNDEANSLGKKIPAYTVADIKLIHKTGAWQLSTSVNNLFDRKYFNYAVSSQFIPGRYNAYPLPGRTLFIGASYQL